A genomic stretch from Methanobacterium sp. includes:
- a CDS encoding ABC transporter permease — translation MRKILISIIIPVFILLAWSLLTSFNIIPEYILPSPSDVLNSFLELIKNGELLVDTIATLARVITGLIIAAAIAIPLGIIIGWSKKAEDLSDLTIQILRPIPPLAWIPFAMLWFGLGFESAVFIIFIGTFFPILLNTIDGVKRINKVFIESAYTLGASERQILSNVVMPASLPSIFTGLRVGIGIGLMCTVAAEMIAVKSGLGYLIMQSMNLIDTGGVIVGMLVIGVIGFLLDYSFRKAESKYVLWSGN, via the coding sequence ATGAGAAAAATATTAATATCAATTATAATACCGGTTTTTATTCTTTTGGCATGGTCATTACTAACTTCATTCAATATAATCCCTGAATATATATTGCCTTCCCCATCTGATGTACTTAACTCATTTTTAGAATTAATAAAAAATGGTGAGTTGCTTGTTGATACTATAGCCACACTTGCGAGGGTCATTACTGGTTTAATTATTGCAGCGGCAATTGCTATTCCTTTAGGAATTATCATAGGCTGGTCAAAAAAGGCTGAAGATCTTTCAGATTTAACCATCCAGATTCTACGTCCTATACCTCCTCTTGCATGGATACCTTTTGCCATGCTCTGGTTTGGATTAGGATTTGAATCTGCAGTTTTTATTATATTCATTGGAACGTTCTTCCCCATACTTCTTAACACAATAGACGGCGTTAAAAGAATAAATAAGGTGTTTATAGAGTCTGCATATACATTAGGGGCGTCAGAACGCCAAATTTTAAGCAATGTTGTAATGCCTGCGTCTTTACCCTCAATATTTACTGGTTTGAGAGTTGGGATTGGAATAGGGCTGATGTGTACTGTAGCAGCAGAAATGATTGCTGTAAAATCTGGTTTAGGTTATCTAATAATGCAATCTATGAATTTAATAGATACAGGTGGCGTAATTGTGGGAATGCTGGTCATAGGCGTTATTGGATTTTTGTTGGACTATTCATTTAGAAAAGCAGAAAGTAAATATGTTTTATGGAGCGGAAATTAA
- a CDS encoding winged helix-turn-helix transcriptional regulator, whose protein sequence is MKKFLWRILAGTKGGLNRARIIDELNNRPYNANQLAERLSLNYKTIKYHIEVLEENDIVVSTVKGYGTLYFLSDKMEENFDTFLKIREEFRESDNNICHVEDTAPVKIVNY, encoded by the coding sequence ATGAAAAAATTTCTTTGGAGGATACTGGCTGGCACTAAAGGGGGATTAAATCGTGCTAGAATAATAGATGAGCTAAATAATCGGCCGTATAATGCTAACCAACTTGCCGAAAGGCTTTCTCTAAATTATAAAACTATAAAGTACCATATTGAAGTTTTAGAGGAAAATGATATTGTAGTATCTACAGTTAAAGGATATGGTACATTGTATTTCCTTTCAGACAAAATGGAAGAAAATTTCGATACATTTTTGAAAATTAGGGAAGAATTCAGAGAATCTGACAATAACATTTGTCATGTTGAAGATACAGCCCCTGTAAAAATTGTTAATTATTGA
- a CDS encoding GNAT family N-acetyltransferase, which translates to MKFVKLDVDKHDLTLVSKLIYETELDSFKSLFGSNKIKAQENIQKLIIAGNNSFGSDKIHVACDENDDVLGILVSYSNSEIKGFDEIKAFFNAMGIIDFLKIIIIGSVLTKLLITDKLDDDYYLSNISVAEEHQGKGIGTYMLKNSFIIAKDKKCEKVILDVSIDNVGALKLYKRAGFKVYNKKVIKWRGEEIGTFSMEYFV; encoded by the coding sequence ATGAAATTTGTAAAACTTGATGTAGATAAGCATGATTTAACTTTAGTTTCAAAATTGATTTATGAGACGGAATTAGACTCATTTAAATCTCTTTTTGGAAGCAACAAAATTAAAGCCCAAGAAAACATTCAAAAACTTATAATAGCTGGTAATAACTCATTTGGAAGCGATAAAATACATGTTGCCTGTGATGAGAATGATGATGTGCTGGGTATTTTAGTATCTTACAGTAACAGTGAAATAAAGGGATTTGATGAAATTAAAGCATTTTTTAATGCAATGGGCATTATTGACTTTTTAAAAATTATAATAATTGGATCTGTACTCACTAAATTATTAATAACAGATAAATTAGATGATGATTATTATTTAAGCAACATATCTGTAGCAGAAGAGCATCAAGGTAAAGGAATTGGAACTTATATGCTTAAAAATTCGTTTATTATTGCTAAAGATAAGAAATGTGAAAAAGTAATTCTTGATGTTTCTATTGACAATGTTGGTGCTTTAAAATTATATAAAAGAGCAGGATTTAAAGTTTACAATAAAAAGGTTATAAAATGGCGTGGTGAGGAGATAGGTACTTTCAGTATGGAATATTTTGTCTGA
- a CDS encoding PadR family transcriptional regulator, whose protein sequence is MNTQFKKGVLELCVLVLLERKDCYGYEMVDEISKNISISEGTIYPLLKRMKNEKLVISYLKESQDGPPRKYYQITDLGKEKKDKLVTEWDIFSTGVDNLLYSKTEDILEEFKDE, encoded by the coding sequence ATGAATACTCAATTTAAAAAAGGGGTGCTGGAGCTTTGTGTTTTAGTACTCCTTGAAAGAAAAGACTGTTATGGTTATGAAATGGTCGACGAAATATCAAAAAATATTTCAATTTCTGAGGGTACTATCTATCCTCTTCTCAAGAGGATGAAAAATGAAAAATTGGTGATTTCATACTTAAAAGAGTCTCAAGATGGCCCTCCAAGAAAATATTATCAAATTACAGACTTGGGAAAAGAAAAAAAGGATAAATTAGTTACAGAATGGGATATATTTTCTACAGGTGTTGATAATTTATTATATTCTAAAACTGAAGATATTTTGGAGGAATTTAAGGATGAATAA
- a CDS encoding nitroreductase family protein — translation MDVFEAISRRRSIRKYKDTSVDDEKIEMILEAARIAPSAANRQEWKFIIVKNKKTREKLVEAANGQKFVSEAPVTIVACSTESERIMPCGQHAYTVDLAIAVSFMILEATEQGLGTCWLGAYDEEKVRNILNIPERIRVPAMFTLGYADEHPHQRPRKHLSEIISTEKYENP, via the coding sequence ATGGATGTTTTTGAAGCAATAAGTAGAAGGAGAAGCATTAGAAAATATAAAGACACATCAGTCGATGATGAAAAGATTGAAATGATATTAGAAGCAGCTAGAATTGCACCATCAGCTGCAAACCGTCAGGAATGGAAATTTATAATTGTAAAAAATAAGAAAACAAGAGAAAAACTTGTAGAAGCAGCGAATGGTCAGAAATTTGTTAGTGAAGCTCCAGTTACAATTGTGGCATGTTCAACAGAATCTGAAAGGATAATGCCGTGTGGTCAACATGCATACACTGTTGATTTAGCAATTGCAGTCTCATTTATGATACTGGAAGCTACAGAACAGGGCCTTGGAACATGCTGGCTGGGAGCCTACGATGAAGAAAAAGTTAGGAACATTTTAAACATCCCTGAAAGAATCAGAGTTCCTGCAATGTTTACTTTAGGATATGCAGATGAACATCCACATCAAAGACCTAGAAAGCATTTAAGTGAGATTATAAGCACTGAAAAATACGAAAATCCTTAA
- a CDS encoding DUF1700 domain-containing protein: MNKDEYLEKLTKLVKEMPKEDREDILSDYEEHFRIGLEKGRSEEELSKALGDPKTVVKQIKVEHIINKAENKPSAGLMLEAVLAAAGLGIFNLIFVVGPVLVLVAIIIGLFVTGIAVIFSGILTMLSPLLQVLFPQYFHSTVNGGFFNNLIIMAGGILLTMAGIVIVVFMAFVAKWLYKLMIKYLKLNLRIIKGQKNVSNDNR, encoded by the coding sequence ATGAATAAGGATGAATATCTGGAAAAACTTACCAAACTGGTAAAAGAGATGCCAAAAGAGGATAGAGAAGATATACTTTCAGATTATGAAGAACACTTTAGAATTGGTTTAGAAAAAGGCAGGAGCGAAGAAGAACTTTCAAAAGCATTAGGAGATCCAAAAACAGTTGTAAAACAGATTAAAGTAGAACACATCATTAACAAAGCCGAAAATAAACCTTCTGCAGGTCTTATGCTTGAAGCTGTACTGGCTGCGGCAGGATTGGGAATTTTTAATCTGATATTTGTAGTAGGACCTGTCCTGGTACTTGTAGCGATTATTATAGGGTTATTTGTTACGGGGATTGCTGTGATTTTTTCAGGGATTTTAACAATGTTGTCACCTTTATTGCAAGTCCTATTTCCACAATATTTCCATTCAACTGTAAATGGAGGGTTTTTCAATAATTTAATAATAATGGCTGGAGGCATTCTTTTAACAATGGCAGGAATTGTTATAGTAGTATTTATGGCATTTGTAGCTAAATGGCTTTATAAATTAATGATTAAATACTTAAAATTAAATTTAAGGATCATAAAAGGGCAGAAAAACGTTTCTAATGATAACAGATAA
- a CDS encoding GNAT family N-acetyltransferase: MNISYIELKKNQIDEIKPLWEELNNHHGDLSTHFPERYDKFSFKDRKKDILKKSENGTLRIDIAKDDDTESNIGYCISSISDELIGEIDSIYLKEKYRSYGIGNEFMERSLNWMNEKEVKIKKIVVAVGNEELLSFYEKYGFYPRHIILEQK, encoded by the coding sequence ATGAATATCAGTTACATTGAACTTAAAAAAAATCAAATAGATGAAATTAAACCATTATGGGAAGAATTAAATAACCATCATGGTGATTTATCAACCCATTTCCCTGAAAGATATGATAAATTCAGTTTTAAAGATAGAAAAAAAGATATATTAAAAAAATCAGAAAATGGAACTTTAAGAATTGATATAGCTAAAGATGATGATACTGAAAGTAATATTGGATATTGTATAAGTTCAATTTCAGATGAACTTATTGGAGAAATTGATTCTATATATCTAAAGGAAAAATACAGGTCTTATGGTATTGGTAATGAATTTATGGAACGTTCCCTTAATTGGATGAATGAAAAAGAAGTAAAAATTAAAAAGATTGTTGTTGCTGTTGGGAATGAAGAATTACTATCATTTTATGAAAAATATGGGTTTTATCCCCGACATATTATTTTAGAACAAAAATAA
- a CDS encoding ribonuclease H-like domain-containing protein produces the protein METKRFILLDIDYVTENERAVVRLFGKLQGEEKGKSIIALDKHFRPYIYVIPHENMDECMEQIKTLNVDEVRKVQKKDIGKEKELLEVILFHPQDVPKLREKILDLSEVKEIREHDIPFYRRYLIDNALFPMSEVEIKGKCKERGKSSRYNLNNGNLCIFELEEKPQPVNGEIIPLRVMSFDIEVRNPKGMPSADKDEIIMISLAGNFGLQKVLSTKKSPLNYVETLENEKEMLKRFVEIVNTENPDLIIGYNSDNFDIPYITDRAKKLGVSINIGMDGSGIKFLRRGFVSAAVTKGLVHIDLYPLMRRHLTLDRYTLERVYKELFGEEKKDIDGDEIWKYWDSGGRKLEKLFEYSMDDAIAAYKIGEKMLPLNRELTRIIGQPPADISRMASGQMVEWFLIRKAREYGEVVPNKPSQYEYSKRRGLTYVGGYVKEPVKGLHENIVSFDFKSLYPSLIISKNISLDTVIKGETNEEYYTAPEVGHKFRKEPKGFIPSIIGSLLKERAIIKDVMKKTDDPLEKRVLNVQQEALKTLANSMYGVYGYARFRWYNRECADAVTAWGRDYIKNTMKYAEKYGFHAVYADTDGFYATYKSGEKDK, from the coding sequence ATGGAAACCAAACGATTTATCCTCTTAGATATTGATTATGTAACTGAAAACGAGCGTGCAGTAGTTCGGCTCTTTGGAAAATTGCAGGGAGAAGAAAAAGGGAAGTCAATAATTGCTTTAGACAAACATTTCAGGCCATATATCTATGTAATTCCACATGAAAATATGGATGAATGCATGGAGCAAATAAAAACGCTTAATGTGGATGAAGTAAGAAAAGTCCAAAAAAAGGATATTGGTAAAGAAAAAGAACTTTTAGAAGTTATTTTATTCCATCCTCAAGATGTTCCCAAGTTAAGAGAGAAAATATTGGATTTAAGCGAAGTTAAAGAAATTCGCGAACATGATATTCCTTTTTATAGAAGATATCTAATTGATAATGCCCTTTTTCCCATGTCCGAAGTGGAAATTAAAGGAAAATGTAAAGAACGAGGTAAATCATCAAGATATAATTTAAATAATGGAAATTTATGTATTTTTGAGTTAGAAGAGAAACCTCAACCAGTTAATGGTGAAATCATTCCTTTAAGAGTAATGAGTTTTGATATTGAAGTTAGAAATCCCAAGGGAATGCCCAGCGCAGATAAAGACGAAATTATTATGATAAGTCTTGCTGGTAATTTTGGCCTTCAAAAAGTACTTTCAACTAAAAAATCCCCTTTAAATTATGTTGAAACTCTTGAAAACGAAAAAGAAATGTTAAAAAGGTTCGTTGAAATTGTAAATACTGAAAATCCTGATTTAATTATAGGATATAACTCAGATAACTTTGATATCCCTTATATAACTGACAGAGCCAAAAAACTGGGTGTATCTATCAATATAGGTATGGATGGCTCAGGAATCAAATTTCTAAGGCGAGGCTTTGTATCAGCGGCCGTGACTAAAGGACTGGTTCATATAGATCTTTACCCCTTAATGAGACGTCACCTTACACTTGACCGTTATACGTTAGAAAGAGTCTATAAAGAGCTTTTTGGAGAAGAAAAGAAAGATATAGACGGTGATGAAATCTGGAAATACTGGGATTCTGGCGGTCGAAAACTGGAAAAATTATTTGAATATTCTATGGATGACGCTATTGCCGCCTATAAAATTGGAGAAAAGATGTTACCACTAAATAGGGAGCTTACAAGAATTATAGGACAGCCTCCTGCAGATATAAGCCGTATGGCATCTGGACAGATGGTGGAATGGTTTTTAATAAGAAAAGCCCGTGAATACGGTGAAGTGGTACCTAACAAACCATCACAATATGAATATTCAAAAAGAAGAGGCTTAACCTATGTTGGAGGCTATGTAAAAGAGCCAGTTAAAGGCCTTCATGAAAATATTGTTTCATTTGATTTTAAAAGCCTATATCCCAGCTTAATAATCTCTAAAAACATTTCACTGGACACTGTAATAAAAGGTGAAACAAATGAAGAGTATTACACAGCTCCTGAGGTAGGGCATAAGTTTAGAAAGGAACCAAAAGGATTTATACCCTCAATTATAGGTTCTTTGCTTAAAGAAAGGGCAATAATAAAGGATGTAATGAAAAAAACAGATGATCCTTTAGAAAAAAGAGTATTAAATGTACAGCAGGAAGCCCTTAAAACTCTTGCAAACTCCATGTACGGCGTTTATGGTTATGCAAGATTCAGATGGTATAATAGAGAATGCGCAGATGCTGTAACTGCGTGGGGAAGAGATTACATCAAAAACACCATGAAATACGCTGAAAAATATGGATTTCACGCAGTATATGCTGATACTGATGGATTTTATGCCACTTACAAATCTGGCGAAAAAGATAAATAA
- a CDS encoding epoxyqueuosine reductase — protein sequence MQLDYRIRIITEHEGVDFFGVADLSSAKDVIIDQGGFFVADYPKAISIGIRLPDSVVDELPDRDNRAVAVNYKHVYDITNLRLDLLTSKLASIIQQEGHKALAIPASERYDDKRICAVFSHKLAANLAGLGWIGKSCLLVTQEAGPRVRWSTVLTDAPLEITGKQLKVKCENCNACVEICPVNAFTGESFKENEPREVRYDAKKCEDYLYTSKDHSQWKICGLCIYACPHGKK from the coding sequence ATGCAGCTTGATTATAGAATTAGGATAATAACAGAGCATGAAGGAGTCGATTTCTTTGGTGTTGCAGATTTATCCTCTGCTAAAGATGTTATAATCGATCAAGGCGGTTTTTTTGTTGCAGATTATCCTAAAGCAATTTCTATTGGAATTAGATTACCAGATTCGGTTGTTGATGAACTGCCAGACAGAGATAATCGTGCTGTTGCTGTTAATTATAAACACGTATATGACATTACCAATTTACGTCTTGACCTTTTAACATCAAAATTAGCAAGTATAATCCAACAAGAAGGCCATAAAGCGTTAGCTATCCCTGCATCAGAACGTTATGATGACAAACGGATCTGCGCTGTCTTTTCACATAAATTAGCTGCAAATCTGGCCGGTCTTGGATGGATTGGGAAAAGCTGTCTTCTTGTCACACAAGAAGCAGGGCCAAGAGTTCGTTGGAGCACAGTTCTTACAGATGCTCCCCTTGAAATTACTGGAAAGCAACTTAAAGTAAAGTGTGAAAATTGCAATGCATGTGTGGAAATATGTCCGGTAAATGCATTTACTGGAGAGTCTTTTAAGGAAAATGAGCCTCGTGAAGTACGTTATGATGCAAAAAAATGTGAAGACTACCTCTATACTTCAAAAGATCATTCCCAATGGAAAATTTGTGGATTATGTATTTACGCCTGTCCACACGGCAAAAAGTAA
- a CDS encoding cysteine hydrolase produces the protein MKTKKALIIIDMLNDFVLENAPLEVPSTRNIIPALKKEIKEAREQEIPIIYVTDSHEKDDVEFKRMNWPAHAVKGTPGSDIIEDLKPRNGDIIIPKTNYSAFHSGNLHNVLKELEVDTLTITGTVTHICVLFMAYDGVLRGYDVEVPKSCVAGQNEEDDQSAFKIMREVLGVKVI, from the coding sequence ATGAAAACTAAAAAAGCACTGATCATAATAGATATGCTCAACGACTTCGTACTTGAAAATGCGCCTTTAGAAGTTCCATCAACACGGAATATCATTCCTGCTTTAAAAAAAGAAATTAAAGAAGCTCGAGAGCAAGAAATTCCCATCATTTATGTTACTGACAGTCATGAAAAAGATGATGTAGAATTTAAAAGAATGAACTGGCCAGCACATGCAGTTAAAGGAACTCCTGGATCAGACATTATTGAAGATTTAAAACCGCGAAATGGAGATATAATCATTCCCAAAACTAATTACTCCGCATTTCACAGTGGAAATCTACATAATGTGCTAAAGGAGCTAGAAGTAGATACTTTGACAATTACGGGTACTGTTACCCATATTTGTGTGCTTTTCATGGCATATGATGGAGTTTTAAGAGGTTATGATGTAGAAGTGCCTAAAAGTTGTGTAGCTGGACAAAATGAAGAAGATGATCAAAGCGCTTTTAAGATTATGCGTGAAGTTCTTGGAGTAAAAGTGATATAA
- a CDS encoding ABC transporter ATP-binding protein yields the protein MSKIILNNVSKIFESKGNAFKSLDNINLKIEEGEFLCILGPSGCGKSTILRLMAGLDKPSTGEILMDNEGVIGPDYRRGMVFQEYSLFPWRNVIDNVAFPLEMKGTDQEERYKIAEDYLEIVGLEKFKESKPHELSGGMKQRIAIIRALAGDPEVLLMDEPFGALDIQTRNQLQKDILKIWEDKGKTIVFVTHSVDEAIFLGDRVVLMSKGPGKIVKIFDVNIKRIRNRLDPEYLQLKQEIMNLLESGE from the coding sequence ATGTCTAAAATAATCTTAAATAATGTTTCAAAAATATTTGAAAGCAAAGGAAATGCATTCAAATCACTGGATAATATTAATCTAAAAATCGAAGAAGGAGAGTTTTTATGCATCCTGGGTCCTTCTGGATGTGGAAAATCTACTATTCTTCGTTTAATGGCAGGTTTAGATAAACCGAGCACTGGTGAAATTTTAATGGATAATGAAGGAGTAATAGGACCAGATTACAGGAGAGGGATGGTATTTCAAGAATATTCTCTTTTTCCATGGAGAAATGTGATTGATAATGTTGCATTTCCCTTAGAAATGAAAGGAACAGATCAAGAGGAACGATATAAAATTGCTGAGGACTATTTAGAAATTGTTGGTCTTGAGAAGTTTAAAGAATCTAAACCACATGAACTTTCAGGTGGAATGAAACAAAGAATTGCCATAATAAGAGCTTTAGCTGGAGATCCAGAGGTACTTTTGATGGATGAGCCCTTTGGAGCCCTTGATATTCAAACCAGAAACCAGCTTCAAAAAGATATTTTAAAAATATGGGAAGATAAAGGTAAAACAATCGTTTTTGTGACTCATAGTGTTGATGAAGCGATTTTCTTGGGAGATAGAGTTGTTTTAATGAGTAAAGGGCCTGGAAAAATTGTTAAAATCTTCGATGTTAACATTAAAAGGATTAGAAACAGATTAGATCCAGAATATTTACAATTAAAGCAGGAAATAATGAATTTACTTGAAAGTGGTGAGTGA
- a CDS encoding ABC transporter ATP-binding protein encodes MELEALNEKYDVTQNIIQIKGLKKSFDNGKITALNGIDLNIKKGEFVSIIGPSGSGKSTILNMLGALDRGDEGFINVSGHDLNKTKDLSSFRSKEIGFIFQLHNLIPNLTVVENVEIPMYEGDLSNKEIRKKALKLLEYVELTDKVNRRPTELSGGERQRVAIARALANDPSIILADEPTGSLDSKTGQIILQRLREIHEKENVTLIVVTHDLSVANQAERIIRVLDGKIVEN; translated from the coding sequence ATGGAATTAGAAGCTTTAAATGAAAAATATGATGTTACCCAGAATATTATACAAATAAAAGGACTCAAAAAGAGCTTTGATAATGGAAAGATAACTGCATTAAATGGAATAGACTTGAATATCAAAAAAGGAGAATTTGTTTCAATCATTGGACCCTCAGGTTCTGGAAAATCAACTATTCTTAACATGCTGGGGGCATTAGATCGGGGAGATGAAGGATTTATAAATGTATCTGGTCATGATTTAAATAAAACCAAAGATTTAAGCAGTTTTAGGTCTAAAGAGATTGGTTTCATTTTCCAGTTGCACAATCTAATTCCTAATTTGACAGTAGTAGAAAATGTAGAGATACCGATGTATGAAGGGGATTTATCCAACAAAGAAATCAGAAAAAAAGCTTTAAAGCTGCTTGAATATGTGGAGCTAACAGATAAAGTTAACCGGAGGCCAACTGAGCTTTCAGGCGGAGAAAGGCAGAGGGTGGCTATTGCCCGTGCACTTGCAAACGATCCGTCCATAATTCTTGCTGATGAACCTACAGGGTCCCTTGATTCTAAAACAGGGCAGATTATCCTTCAAAGATTAAGGGAAATCCATGAAAAAGAAAATGTAACTCTTATAGTTGTTACACACGATTTATCTGTGGCAAATCAGGCCGAAAGGATAATAAGAGTTTTAGATGGAAAGATTGTTGAAAATTAA
- a CDS encoding ABC transporter permease — translation MSFLGLVAKNPFRSKTRTALAVIGIAIGIATIVALGLITDGLKSSTEETLKAGGSDFMVVESNVSDMMFSSIDEKRLDDIKNTSGVQDAVGVLLAIYPVNNNPYFPVMGIKGDKLSLGGITITNGQKFQENKDEIIIGKVASQKTGKNIGDTMEISGQKFKITGIYETGDLQQDSGAFMPLYKLQKLEKKDNKLTMIFVKIDKSANLEDVTKRIDDAYINELMTVKSLEDLGKIESGLKTIDTASWAISLLAIVIGGIGVINTMIMAVFERTREIGVLKAVGWKNRRILGMILGESIVITLVAGAVGIIMGLVAIQILMAMGMDGFIQPVYKMDTFLKAMGIAVFVGLIGGFYPAYRASRLPPTEALRYE, via the coding sequence ATGTCATTTTTAGGGCTTGTAGCTAAAAATCCATTTAGAAGTAAGACCAGAACAGCTCTTGCAGTAATTGGAATTGCCATAGGAATAGCAACAATCGTTGCACTCGGGTTAATAACAGATGGACTTAAATCTTCAACAGAAGAAACATTAAAGGCAGGTGGATCTGATTTTATGGTTGTAGAATCAAATGTATCAGACATGATGTTTAGTTCCATAGATGAAAAACGTCTGGATGATATAAAGAACACGTCAGGAGTTCAAGATGCTGTAGGAGTTTTACTCGCGATTTATCCAGTAAATAATAATCCTTACTTCCCAGTAATGGGTATAAAAGGGGATAAACTTTCACTTGGAGGAATAACAATTACAAATGGCCAGAAATTTCAAGAAAACAAAGATGAAATAATAATAGGAAAAGTTGCATCTCAAAAAACAGGTAAAAATATTGGAGATACAATGGAAATATCTGGCCAAAAATTTAAAATAACAGGAATATATGAAACAGGAGATCTTCAACAAGATAGTGGAGCATTCATGCCTTTATATAAACTCCAAAAACTTGAAAAAAAGGATAATAAACTCACGATGATATTTGTAAAGATTGATAAAAGTGCAAATCTGGAAGATGTAACAAAGAGGATAGATGATGCATATATCAATGAATTAATGACAGTAAAATCTCTTGAAGACCTTGGAAAGATTGAATCAGGGCTAAAAACAATTGATACGGCATCATGGGCGATTTCATTACTGGCCATAGTTATTGGGGGAATAGGAGTCATAAACACCATGATAATGGCCGTATTTGAAAGAACAAGAGAAATAGGTGTCTTAAAGGCAGTAGGATGGAAAAACAGGCGCATACTGGGAATGATTCTGGGAGAATCAATTGTAATTACCCTTGTAGCTGGTGCTGTTGGAATAATAATGGGACTTGTAGCCATTCAAATATTAATGGCAATGGGAATGGATGGATTCATCCAACCAGTATACAAAATGGACACTTTCTTGAAAGCAATGGGAATAGCAGTATTTGTAGGATTAATAGGCGGATTTTACCCTGCTTACAGGGCCAGCAGATTACCGCCAACAGAAGCGCTGCGTTATGAATGA
- a CDS encoding epoxyqueuosine reductase, protein MDKSEIKDIAKNLGADLCGIASIGRFNDAPKGHHPLDIYSKCKSVIVFAKRVPTGILYAESCIPYTYVNEAIAIEVNMLGINLCRILENVGIECVPIPSDDPSEYWEAENQHARGILSLRHAGYFAGLGVLGKNTLLINEKYGSMIQIGVVLVNIQLESDPMATYEGCLEECSICIDSCPQKALDSVTVNQKLCRELSNFVTERGFVLKECYECRKVCPNSSGL, encoded by the coding sequence ATGGACAAATCAGAAATTAAAGATATTGCAAAAAATCTTGGAGCAGATCTTTGTGGAATAGCAAGTATAGGTAGATTTAATGATGCTCCTAAAGGTCATCATCCCTTAGATATATATTCTAAATGCAAATCTGTTATAGTTTTTGCAAAAAGAGTTCCTACTGGAATTTTGTATGCTGAAAGCTGTATTCCATATACCTATGTGAATGAAGCTATCGCCATAGAGGTTAACATGCTAGGAATCAATCTTTGTCGAATATTAGAAAATGTAGGTATAGAATGTGTTCCAATCCCATCTGACGATCCTTCTGAATACTGGGAAGCAGAAAATCAGCATGCAAGAGGTATTTTATCATTGCGTCATGCTGGATATTTTGCAGGCTTGGGAGTTCTTGGTAAAAACACCCTTTTAATAAATGAAAAATACGGCAGTATGATCCAGATTGGTGTGGTTTTAGTAAATATTCAGCTTGAAAGTGATCCTATGGCCACTTATGAAGGTTGTTTAGAAGAATGCAGCATTTGTATAGATTCTTGTCCACAAAAAGCATTAGATAGTGTTACAGTTAATCAAAAACTTTGCAGGGAATTGTCGAACTTTGTAACAGAAAGAGGTTTTGTTTTAAAGGAGTGTTATGAGTGTAGAAAAGTATGTCCCAACTCCTCAGGTTTATAA